CACCAATACCGTAACATCCCATGATGATTGGCACAGCACGGCCATTTTCATCCAAAACATCTGCACCCATGCTTGCTGAGTAGCGAGTTCCGAGTTTGAAAATATGACCAATCTCAATACCACGGGCGAAGTTAAGAACGCCTTGTCCGTCTGGTGAAATTTCACCCTCACGAACTTCGCGAATATCTACGTATTCTGCAGTAAAGTCACGACCTGGGTTCACACCCGTCAAGTGGTAGCCATCTTCGTTGGCTCCGGCAATAGCATTGCGAACATCTTGTACCTTACGGTCTGCAATGATTTTGACATTTTCTGGCAAACCAACTGGACCAAGCGAACCAAAGCCAGCTTGAACAGCACTTTCCACTTCTTCTTCGCTCGCAACATCAAAGAAATCTGCACCCAAGTGATTTTTCAACTTAACTTCATTAAGTTGGTCATTTCCAACTAGAAGGGCTGCAACAAGTTCTCCATCTGCCATGTAGAAGAGAGTTTTAATCGTTTGCTCTTCTGGCACGTTAAGGAAGGCTGCCACTTCATCAATGGATTTAACACCTGGAGTTTCGACGCGAGTTACTTCTTCTTCCGCAACGACACGGTTACTTGGTTTGTACTCGTTTGTTGCCATTTCTAAGTTAGCTGCATAGCTAGATTCACTTGAGTAGGCAATGGTGTCTTCACCAGAAACCATCCATTTGAGCAATTCTGCCTTGATTTCTTCTTGCACTTCTACAGGAATTTCATCAAATGAGGCAACTGACTTGTCTAAGACAACCCAGCGGTCGAGGTCTGTACGGGCTGGTGTAATGGCCATAAATTCTTGGCTATCCTTACCACCCATAGCGCCACCGTCACCGATGATGGCCTTGAAATCCAAGCCACTACGAGTGAAAATACGTTCGTAGGCCGCCTTGTACTCGTCATAAGTCACATCCAAACTATCGTAATTAGCATGGAAACTATATCCGTCTTTCATGATAAACTCACGCGTACGGAGAAGTCCGTTACGTGGACGTTTTTCATCACGGTATTTCGGTTGGATTTGGTAAAGGTTAAGTGGCAATTGCTTGTAAGATTTCACAGAGTCACGAACAATAGCTGTAAAAGTCTCTTCGTGTGTCGGACCTAGGATAAAGTCTGACTTTTCACGGTTTTTCAGTTTATAAAGGTCTTCACCATAGGTTTCATAACGACCTGATTCGCGCCAGAGATCGGCACTGAGAAGGGCAGGAGCCAACATCTCAACAGCACCAATCTTATCAAACTCTTGGCGCATGATATTCTTAGCCTTTTCAATCACACGGTTAGCGAGTGGTAGGTAAGAATAAACACCAGCAGAAACTTGACGAACATAACCAGCACGCAACATAAGGGCGTGGCTGATAACTTGAGCATCGCTTGGCATTTCGCGAAGCGTTGGGATTAGCATTTTACTTTGTTTCATAATATTCCTCGATTATCTAAAAGAAGAGTCGCATAATGTCATTCCAGGTCACAGCTAGCATCAAAACAACCATGATAACTACACCAGCCATGGTGACATAGGTTTCAATTTCTTGTTTAAGGGGTTTCCGGCGGATAGCCTCTAGGATATTGAGCACAATCTTTCCACCATCCAAAGCCGGGATAGGAATCAAGTTAAAAATCCCGATATTGATGGAAATCATAGCTAGGAAATAGAGGACATTCTCAAGACCATTTTTAGCAGCATCGCTACTTGCCTTAAAAATGGCAACGGGACCACCGAGTTTGTTCAAATCTGGATGGAAAATCAAGTTTTTCAGAGCCGAAAGGATACGGAGCCCTGAGTCAGCAGCAGTTGTAAATCCACCAACAAACATGGATAGAAGGTCTGATTTGACTCCCGGTTGAACCCCAAGAATATAGCGTCCTTGATTTTCTTCTGGAGTCACAGTGACTTGTTTTTCACTACCATTTTCAGAAATGGTCACATCCAAGGTCGGGGCTGTCTTGTCCTTGGTATCTGCTTCCACAGCCTGAGTCAAGTCTTGCCAATTCTTAACCTCATGCGAGCCGACCTT
This genomic stretch from Streptococcus sp. 1643 harbors:
- a CDS encoding proline--tRNA ligase, which encodes MKQSKMLIPTLREMPSDAQVISHALMLRAGYVRQVSAGVYSYLPLANRVIEKAKNIMRQEFDKIGAVEMLAPALLSADLWRESGRYETYGEDLYKLKNREKSDFILGPTHEETFTAIVRDSVKSYKQLPLNLYQIQPKYRDEKRPRNGLLRTREFIMKDGYSFHANYDSLDVTYDEYKAAYERIFTRSGLDFKAIIGDGGAMGGKDSQEFMAITPARTDLDRWVVLDKSVASFDEIPVEVQEEIKAELLKWMVSGEDTIAYSSESSYAANLEMATNEYKPSNRVVAEEEVTRVETPGVKSIDEVAAFLNVPEEQTIKTLFYMADGELVAALLVGNDQLNEVKLKNHLGADFFDVASEEEVESAVQAGFGSLGPVGLPENVKIIADRKVQDVRNAIAGANEDGYHLTGVNPGRDFTAEYVDIREVREGEISPDGQGVLNFARGIEIGHIFKLGTRYSASMGADVLDENGRAVPIIMGCYGIGVSRLLSAVMEQHARLFVNKTPKGEYRYAWGVNFPKELAPFDVHLITVNVKDEEAQALTDKLEANLMEAGYEVLTDDRNERVGVKFSDSDLIGLPIRITVGKKATDGIVEVKIKATGDTIEVHADNLLETLEILSKK